From the Candidatus Angelobacter sp. genome, one window contains:
- a CDS encoding undecaprenyl-diphosphate phosphatase encodes MPDWIAVVILGTIEGITEFIPISSTGHLMIGEKCLIAAKWLSGHPSDLFNIVIQCGAVIAVLPLFSLRCQQLMFRWRESETRDYLFKLILAFALTGLGGLILEKKGFKLEENPRPIAWALIVGGIAFLLVERWLRGKPLRDEVTWTIAFAVGVGQLIAAIFPGASRSGSTILLSLALGLGRPAATEFSFLVGIPTMLAAGGLKIFKALHHTKDISMTAGTTPENWSMVILGTIVAAVVSFAAVKWFLRYIQTHTFSGFGWYRIALGAVVLIFFR; translated from the coding sequence ATGCCTGACTGGATCGCCGTCGTCATTCTGGGAACCATCGAAGGAATCACCGAATTCATCCCCATTTCCTCCACCGGCCATCTGATGATCGGCGAGAAGTGTCTGATCGCGGCGAAATGGCTGTCTGGTCACCCGAGTGACCTGTTCAACATCGTCATCCAGTGCGGCGCGGTGATCGCCGTGCTGCCGCTTTTTTCGTTACGCTGCCAGCAGTTGATGTTCCGGTGGCGCGAGTCTGAGACACGCGATTACCTCTTCAAACTGATCCTCGCCTTCGCTCTTACGGGCCTGGGAGGATTAATCCTGGAGAAAAAGGGGTTCAAGCTGGAGGAGAACCCCAGACCGATCGCGTGGGCGCTGATCGTCGGCGGAATCGCATTTCTCCTGGTCGAACGCTGGCTGCGTGGCAAGCCGCTGCGTGATGAGGTGACGTGGACTATCGCCTTCGCCGTCGGTGTCGGTCAACTGATCGCCGCGATATTCCCGGGTGCCTCGCGCTCCGGTTCCACCATCCTGCTTTCGCTGGCATTGGGTCTGGGCCGGCCGGCGGCGACGGAGTTTTCTTTCCTGGTCGGCATCCCCACCATGCTCGCCGCAGGGGGCCTGAAAATATTCAAAGCTCTCCATCACACCAAAGATATTTCTATGACCGCCGGGACCACTCCGGAAAACTGGAGCATGGTAATTCTCGGAACGATTGTGGCGGCGGTGGTTTCGTTTGCGGCGGTGAAATGGTTTTTACGTTACATTCAAACCCACACGTTCAGCGGTTTCGGGTGGTACCGGATCGCGCTTGGCGCCGTCGTCCTGATTTTTTTCCGATAG